Proteins from a genomic interval of Streptomyces sp. NBC_01445:
- a CDS encoding LacI family DNA-binding transcriptional regulator translates to MRVSLKDVAARAGVSIKTVSNVVNNYQHVTPAMRERVQQAIDELGYRPNLAARHLRQGRTGIIALALPELGNPYFAELAAAVIDAAALHDYIVLLDHTGGRREQEVLVSQGFRARVIDGLILSPIELEAEDLRERTENVPLVLLGERHYDLPYDHIAVDNVAAARTAVRHLIDMGRREVAFIGARRGHSQPAHLRVQGWREELLSAGLSVDDGLIATTEGWGHADGAAAMTRILETGRRPDAVFAYNDPIAIGAMRVLSERGLRVPEDVAVVGFDDVVEGRFGAVTLTSVSPDKEAIARMAVESVLARLGGQADEPRRVWADYRLVARESTLGRHT, encoded by the coding sequence GTGCGGGTCAGCCTCAAGGACGTCGCCGCGCGTGCGGGCGTGTCGATCAAGACCGTCTCGAATGTGGTGAACAACTACCAGCACGTCACCCCCGCGATGCGCGAGCGGGTGCAGCAGGCCATCGACGAGCTCGGCTACCGGCCCAATCTCGCCGCCCGCCACCTGCGTCAGGGGCGGACGGGCATCATCGCCCTCGCCCTGCCCGAGCTCGGCAACCCGTACTTCGCCGAGCTCGCGGCGGCGGTGATCGACGCCGCCGCCCTCCACGACTACATCGTGCTCCTGGACCACACGGGAGGCCGGCGCGAGCAAGAGGTCCTGGTCAGCCAGGGGTTCCGCGCACGCGTCATCGACGGCCTGATCCTTAGCCCCATCGAGCTGGAGGCGGAGGACCTTCGTGAGCGCACGGAGAACGTGCCTCTGGTCCTGCTCGGCGAGCGCCACTACGACCTGCCCTACGACCACATCGCGGTGGACAACGTCGCGGCGGCCCGCACGGCCGTCCGTCATCTGATCGACATGGGGCGCCGCGAGGTGGCGTTCATCGGTGCCCGCCGTGGCCACAGCCAACCCGCCCATCTGCGTGTTCAGGGGTGGCGCGAGGAACTCCTGTCGGCGGGCCTCTCCGTGGACGACGGGCTGATCGCGACGACCGAGGGGTGGGGGCACGCGGACGGCGCGGCGGCGATGACCCGGATCCTGGAGACCGGGCGCCGGCCCGACGCCGTGTTCGCGTACAACGACCCCATCGCCATCGGAGCGATGCGGGTGCTGTCGGAGCGCGGTCTGCGCGTGCCCGAGGACGTCGCTGTGGTGGGCTTCGACGACGTCGTGGAGGGGCGCTTCGGGGCGGTCACGCTCACCTCCGTGTCGCCGGACAAGGAGGCCATCGCGCGGATGGCGGTCGAGTCGGTCCTGGCCCGGCTCGGCGGCCAGGCGGACGAGCCCCGCCGCGTCTGGGCGGACTACCGGCTCGTCGCGCGCGAGAGCACGCTGGGGCGGCACACGTAG
- a CDS encoding sugar ABC transporter ATP-binding protein, which translates to MTPSAEVLTVRGLSKSFPGVRALDGVDLALHAGEVHALIGENGAGKSTLIKVLTGVYRPDAGDITFQGRPVSFATPLEAQNAGISTIYQEVNLIPLLSVARNLFLGREPRNRFGLLDFGRMHRDAAQTLRAYGVRVDVRQPLRTLGVGAQQMVALARAVAADARVVIMDEPTSSLEPREVETLFEVIRRLRADGIAVIYVSHRLDELYAVCDAVTVLRDGCRVHTGRLADLDRLTLVSTMLGRDMGEVRSEGVTKFTGDHHAASSEPVLSARDLTVPHKLLGVSLDIRPGEVVGLGGLLGSGRTETAKAISGALPSKAGSVTVAGVPLRSGSTPAAIRAGISLLPEDRKSEGIVPGLSVRENIALAALPRLSRFGLVSEAQVDKIVDTFVKRLRIKASSPNQKVGELSGGNQQKVLLARWLAMNPKVLLLDEPTRGIDVGAKAEVQKLVDELADDGLGVLLISSDLEELIEGSDRVVVLKDGAVVGELTGDDVTEDKLMQTIAAGSPAPGAAGEVTRHG; encoded by the coding sequence GTGACTCCCTCCGCCGAAGTCCTCACAGTCCGCGGACTCAGCAAGTCGTTCCCCGGTGTCCGGGCCCTCGACGGTGTGGACCTCGCGCTGCACGCCGGTGAGGTCCACGCCCTGATCGGCGAGAACGGCGCCGGCAAGTCGACGCTCATCAAGGTGCTCACCGGTGTGTACCGGCCCGACGCGGGAGACATCACCTTCCAGGGCCGCCCGGTCTCCTTCGCCACACCGCTGGAGGCCCAGAACGCGGGCATCTCCACGATCTACCAAGAGGTCAACCTCATCCCGCTGCTGAGCGTGGCCCGCAACCTCTTCCTGGGGCGCGAGCCGCGCAACCGGTTCGGGCTGCTCGACTTCGGCCGTATGCACCGCGACGCCGCCCAGACGCTGCGCGCGTACGGGGTGCGGGTGGACGTGCGGCAGCCGCTGCGCACGCTGGGCGTCGGCGCCCAGCAGATGGTGGCCCTGGCCCGGGCCGTCGCCGCCGACGCACGCGTCGTCATCATGGACGAGCCGACCTCCTCCCTCGAACCACGGGAGGTGGAGACGCTGTTCGAGGTGATCCGCCGGCTGCGCGCCGACGGGATCGCCGTCATCTACGTCAGCCACCGGCTCGACGAGCTGTACGCCGTGTGCGACGCCGTGACAGTGCTGCGGGACGGCTGCCGCGTGCACACCGGACGGCTCGCGGACCTGGACCGGCTCACGCTGGTGTCCACGATGCTGGGGCGTGACATGGGTGAGGTACGCAGTGAGGGCGTCACCAAGTTCACCGGCGACCACCATGCCGCGAGTTCCGAACCTGTGCTCAGCGCCCGGGATCTGACGGTTCCTCACAAGCTGCTCGGAGTCTCGCTGGACATCCGTCCCGGCGAGGTAGTCGGTCTGGGCGGGCTGCTCGGGTCGGGGCGCACGGAGACCGCCAAGGCCATCTCCGGGGCTCTGCCGTCGAAGGCGGGCAGCGTCACCGTGGCCGGTGTCCCGCTGCGCTCGGGATCCACGCCCGCCGCCATCCGCGCCGGCATCAGCCTGCTGCCCGAGGACCGCAAGAGCGAGGGCATCGTCCCCGGGCTCTCCGTCCGCGAGAACATCGCGCTTGCCGCACTGCCGAGGCTCTCCCGCTTCGGTCTGGTCTCCGAGGCCCAGGTCGACAAGATCGTGGACACCTTCGTCAAGAGGCTCCGGATCAAGGCGTCCTCGCCGAACCAGAAAGTCGGTGAGCTGTCCGGCGGCAATCAGCAGAAGGTGCTCCTGGCCCGCTGGCTGGCGATGAACCCGAAGGTGCTGCTCCTGGACGAGCCCACGCGCGGCATCGACGTGGGCGCCAAGGCCGAGGTGCAGAAGCTCGTCGACGAACTGGCCGACGACGGCCTCGGTGTCCTGCTCATCTCCTCCGACCTGGAGGAACTCATCGAAGGATCCGACCGCGTGGTCGTGCTGAAGGACGGCGCGGTCGTCGGCGAACTGACCGGCGACGACGTCACGGAGGACAAGCTGATGCAGACCATCGCGGCGGGCAGCCCCGCCCCCGGCGCCGCCGGGGAGGTGACCCGCCATGGCTGA
- a CDS encoding ABC transporter substrate-binding protein, with the protein MKHFAHRRHLTARPVIVALAAAMALTASGCAKSEDDASNKSDSSASAADAGQKVVTPKPGSKGCTIDAYGGKKLDLKSATVGFSQSEKEANPFRIAETASIKAEANKRGLKLLTANAQSQFSKQISDVQDLLAKGADLLVIAPLNSDGWEPVLKAAAAKKVPIVTIDRKINATACKDYVSFIASDFVDQGKRAADQMIEATGGKGEVAILLGAAGNNVTTERTKGFKDRIKEKAPDLKVVFQQTGDFAREKGQQVTEQLIQSKPGIKGIYAENDEMGLGAVAALKGAGKKAGDVKIVTVDGTRNAVQGIVDGWISGVIESNPRFGPLAFQTLDTFTQGKEVPQDVIIQDGAYDVKNAKSEIGKAF; encoded by the coding sequence ATGAAGCACTTCGCCCACCGCCGTCACCTCACCGCCCGCCCTGTGATCGTGGCCCTGGCCGCCGCCATGGCCCTCACCGCCTCCGGCTGCGCCAAGTCCGAGGACGACGCCTCGAACAAGTCCGACTCCTCCGCGTCCGCCGCCGACGCGGGCCAGAAGGTCGTCACGCCGAAGCCCGGCAGCAAGGGCTGCACGATCGACGCGTACGGCGGGAAGAAGCTCGACCTCAAGAGCGCCACGGTCGGCTTCTCGCAGTCCGAGAAGGAGGCCAACCCCTTCCGGATCGCCGAGACGGCCTCGATCAAGGCCGAGGCGAACAAGCGCGGTCTGAAGCTGCTCACCGCCAACGCCCAGTCCCAGTTCTCCAAGCAGATCAGCGATGTGCAGGACCTCCTCGCCAAGGGCGCCGACCTGCTGGTGATCGCTCCGCTCAACTCGGACGGCTGGGAGCCGGTGCTGAAGGCCGCCGCGGCCAAGAAGGTGCCGATCGTCACCATCGACCGCAAGATCAACGCCACGGCGTGCAAGGACTACGTCAGCTTCATCGCCTCGGACTTCGTCGACCAGGGCAAGCGCGCCGCCGACCAGATGATCGAGGCGACCGGCGGCAAGGGCGAGGTCGCGATCCTGCTCGGCGCCGCGGGCAACAACGTCACCACCGAGCGCACCAAGGGCTTCAAGGACCGTATCAAGGAGAAGGCACCCGACCTCAAGGTGGTCTTCCAGCAGACCGGCGACTTCGCCCGTGAGAAGGGACAGCAGGTCACCGAGCAGCTGATCCAGTCCAAGCCCGGCATCAAGGGGATCTACGCCGAGAACGACGAGATGGGTCTCGGCGCGGTCGCCGCGCTCAAGGGCGCCGGCAAGAAGGCCGGTGACGTGAAGATCGTGACGGTCGACGGGACGCGCAACGCGGTCCAGGGCATTGTCGACGGCTGGATCAGCGGTGTCATCGAGTCCAACCCGCGCTTCGGCCCGCTCGCCTTCCAGACCCTCGACACGTTCACGCAGGGCAAGGAAGTCCCCCAGGACGTCATCATCCAGGACGGGGCCTACGACGTGAAGAATGCCAAGTCCGAGATCGGCAAGGCGTTCTGA
- a CDS encoding beta-L-arabinofuranosidase domain-containing protein — MPVSRRALLGAGALGLGAAALGGPFAPSAAAAASRPSAGTLLPDAFRKLPSGSVTARGWLAGQLKLQLDGLCGRYEDLSHFLDFDNTGWVHPERGAWEELPYWLRGYVPLAVATGDEHALARSREWIDAILATQESDGFFGPRALRTSLNGGPDFWPFLPLLMALRTYEEYSRDRRVVPFVTRFLRFMNAQGAGAFNSSWVSFRWGDGLDIVVWLYRRTGEKFLLDLAGKMHTLGADWTGGTPSRHNVNIAQGFREPAQYAQLTGSAELTRATYRGYDAVMGAYGQFPGGGMAGDENYRPGFGDPRQGFETCGIVEFMASHELLTRITGDPVWADRCEELAFNMLPAALDPQGKSLHYVTSANSVDLDNTPKTQGQFQNGFAMQSLQPGVDQYRCCPHNYGMGWPYFNEELWLATPGDGLAAAMYAPCTVRTRVAGGTEVTIVEETGYPFTETVEFRLSTPKPVRFPLQLRIPGWCRGPELLVNGKRLAAEDGPVWAKVERTWHDGDVVTLRLPQRTSVRHWPDNHDAVSVDHGPLTYSLKIGEQYERYAGDDTFPHYEVHATSAWNYGLSPAPGLAFRRDDGPVGENPFTHETMPVHITAQARRIEEWVADDEHVVAPLQSGPARSDAPVETVTLVPMGAARLRITAFPQASPDGRAWTPEPAFRRIANKHSGKVLAVDGMSTENSARVVQFANSGTGDHAWQLVDKGDGWHLIRNGQSGKVLGVDGMSTDNSAHVVQYEDNGTVDHLWALVDSGDGWYRIRNKNSGKVLGVDGMSTADSAQVVQFDDNGTDDHLWRLL, encoded by the coding sequence ATGCCTGTCAGCAGACGCGCTCTTCTCGGTGCCGGCGCCCTGGGCCTGGGCGCCGCGGCGCTCGGCGGCCCGTTCGCCCCGTCCGCGGCGGCGGCGGCTTCACGGCCGTCGGCCGGCACGCTGCTCCCGGACGCGTTCCGGAAACTGCCCTCCGGCAGTGTCACCGCCCGTGGCTGGCTCGCCGGACAGCTGAAGCTCCAGCTCGACGGGCTGTGCGGCCGGTACGAGGACCTCTCCCACTTCCTGGACTTCGACAACACCGGCTGGGTGCACCCGGAGCGCGGGGCGTGGGAGGAACTGCCGTACTGGCTGCGCGGCTATGTGCCCCTCGCGGTCGCCACCGGTGACGAGCACGCCCTGGCCCGTTCGCGCGAGTGGATCGACGCGATCCTCGCCACGCAGGAGAGCGACGGCTTCTTCGGCCCGCGCGCGCTGCGCACCTCGCTCAACGGCGGTCCGGACTTCTGGCCGTTCCTGCCGCTCCTGATGGCGCTGCGGACCTACGAGGAGTACTCGCGCGACCGGCGCGTCGTCCCGTTCGTCACGCGCTTCCTGCGTTTCATGAACGCCCAGGGGGCCGGAGCCTTCAACTCCAGCTGGGTTTCGTTCCGTTGGGGCGACGGACTCGACATCGTGGTGTGGCTGTACCGGCGTACCGGGGAGAAGTTCCTCCTCGACCTGGCGGGCAAGATGCACACCCTCGGGGCGGACTGGACAGGCGGTACGCCCTCGCGGCACAACGTGAACATCGCCCAGGGATTCCGTGAGCCGGCCCAGTACGCGCAGCTCACCGGCTCTGCCGAGCTGACCCGGGCCACGTACCGCGGATACGACGCCGTGATGGGTGCGTACGGCCAGTTCCCCGGCGGTGGCATGGCGGGGGACGAGAACTACCGGCCCGGCTTCGGGGACCCCCGTCAGGGCTTCGAGACCTGCGGCATCGTCGAGTTCATGGCCAGCCATGAACTGCTCACGCGCATCACCGGTGACCCGGTGTGGGCGGACCGCTGCGAGGAACTCGCGTTCAACATGCTGCCCGCCGCACTCGACCCGCAGGGCAAGTCCCTGCATTACGTCACCAGCGCCAACAGCGTCGACCTGGACAACACCCCGAAGACACAGGGGCAGTTCCAGAACGGCTTCGCCATGCAGTCCCTGCAGCCCGGCGTCGACCAGTACCGCTGCTGCCCGCACAACTACGGTATGGGCTGGCCCTACTTCAACGAGGAGCTGTGGCTCGCGACGCCCGGCGACGGCCTCGCCGCCGCCATGTACGCCCCCTGCACGGTCCGTACGCGGGTCGCCGGCGGCACCGAGGTGACCATCGTCGAGGAGACCGGCTACCCCTTCACCGAGACGGTCGAGTTCAGGCTCTCCACCCCGAAGCCGGTGCGTTTCCCGCTCCAGCTCCGCATCCCGGGGTGGTGCCGCGGGCCCGAACTCCTCGTCAACGGCAAGCGTCTGGCGGCCGAGGACGGACCGGTCTGGGCCAAGGTGGAGCGCACCTGGCACGACGGTGACGTGGTGACGCTGCGCCTGCCTCAGCGCACTTCCGTACGCCACTGGCCCGACAACCATGACGCCGTCAGCGTCGACCACGGACCGCTCACCTACTCCTTGAAGATCGGCGAGCAGTACGAGCGCTACGCGGGCGACGACACGTTCCCGCACTACGAGGTGCACGCGACCTCCGCCTGGAACTACGGCCTGTCCCCCGCCCCCGGCCTCGCCTTCCGGCGCGACGACGGGCCGGTCGGGGAGAACCCGTTCACCCACGAGACGATGCCGGTGCACATCACCGCGCAGGCCCGTCGCATCGAGGAGTGGGTCGCGGACGACGAGCACGTCGTCGCACCCCTGCAGAGCGGACCGGCCCGTAGCGACGCACCCGTCGAGACCGTGACACTCGTGCCGATGGGCGCGGCCCGACTGCGGATCACGGCGTTTCCCCAGGCCTCGCCCGACGGCAGGGCGTGGACGCCGGAGCCCGCGTTCCGGCGGATCGCCAACAAGCACAGCGGGAAGGTCCTGGCCGTCGACGGCATGTCGACCGAGAACAGTGCCCGCGTCGTCCAGTTCGCCAACTCCGGTACGGGCGACCACGCGTGGCAGCTCGTCGACAAGGGCGACGGCTGGCATCTGATCCGCAACGGCCAGAGCGGCAAGGTCCTCGGGGTCGACGGGATGTCGACGGACAACAGCGCACACGTCGTCCAGTACGAGGACAACGGCACCGTCGACCATCTGTGGGCGCTCGTCGACAGCGGGGACGGGTGGTACCGGATCCGCAACAAGAACAGCGGCAAGGTCCTTGGCGTGGACGGGATGTCGACAGCGGACAGCGCGCAGGTCGTCCAGTTCGACGACAACGGGACGGACGATCATCTGTGGCGGCTGCTCTGA
- a CDS encoding aldose epimerase family protein, with protein sequence MSFAAPFSAPFGATPSGLPVERWTLRSASGVEAAVLTYGAVLHSLRVPGPSGSRPPAEVVLSLPDVKHYATHGAYLGAVVGRYANRIAAGTFTLDGTRHHIPGNDRGNSLHGGADGFDRRVWRAESRERPDGAASVRLSLDSPHGDQGFPGSLQVSVTYTLASDGSLTLDYRGVTDRPTPVNLTNHAYFNLSGNPDRGVLDHLLTVDATTYLPIDETGLPLPGAPAPVAGSPFDFTRSRRIGARIAEPDEQLRRADGYDHCWALDDRERPSGEGQLVLRRAARLEDPGSGRVLEVHTSEPGLQVYAGQQLDGGFGDFLGRRLGAHSGLCLESQHFPDSPNRSEYPSTVLRPDQVMRSRTVLSFPHLTTVAR encoded by the coding sequence ATGTCCTTCGCCGCCCCCTTCTCGGCACCCTTCGGCGCCACCCCCTCGGGCCTCCCGGTCGAGCGCTGGACTCTGCGCAGTGCGAGCGGAGTCGAGGCCGCCGTCCTGACGTACGGCGCCGTACTGCACTCCCTGCGTGTCCCAGGTCCGTCCGGGAGCCGGCCGCCCGCCGAGGTGGTCCTCAGCCTCCCGGACGTGAAGCACTACGCCACCCATGGCGCGTATCTCGGCGCTGTGGTGGGGCGGTACGCCAACCGCATCGCCGCGGGCACCTTCACTCTGGACGGAACGCGACACCACATCCCGGGCAACGACCGGGGCAATTCGCTGCACGGCGGGGCCGACGGGTTCGACCGCCGGGTGTGGCGTGCCGAGTCCCGCGAGCGGCCCGACGGCGCCGCGAGTGTGCGCCTGAGCCTGGACAGTCCGCACGGCGACCAGGGCTTTCCCGGTTCGCTCCAGGTGTCCGTCACCTACACCCTTGCGTCCGACGGATCCCTGACGCTCGACTATCGCGGCGTCACCGACCGTCCCACGCCGGTCAACCTCACGAACCACGCCTACTTCAACCTCTCCGGGAACCCGGACCGAGGGGTACTCGACCACCTTCTGACCGTGGACGCCACCACGTATCTACCCATCGACGAGACGGGCCTCCCGCTGCCTGGCGCACCCGCACCGGTGGCCGGTTCGCCGTTCGACTTCACCCGGTCACGGCGGATCGGTGCGCGGATCGCCGAGCCCGACGAGCAGTTGAGGCGCGCCGACGGATACGACCACTGCTGGGCACTCGACGACCGTGAACGACCGTCCGGAGAGGGGCAGTTGGTCCTGCGGCGTGCGGCCCGTCTCGAGGACCCCGGCAGCGGGCGCGTGCTCGAGGTGCACACCAGCGAGCCCGGGCTCCAGGTGTACGCGGGGCAGCAACTCGACGGTGGTTTCGGCGACTTCCTGGGTCGCCGGCTCGGCGCCCACTCGGGTCTGTGCCTGGAGTCGCAGCACTTCCCCGACTCCCCCAACCGGTCCGAGTATCCGAGCACCGTCCTGCGCCCGGACCAGGTCATGCGCAGCCGGACCGTGCTCAGCTTCCCGCACCTCACCACGGTCGCACGTTGA
- a CDS encoding ABC transporter permease: MTATRTETEEAVARTEKELLDAAEPVGSSRSERLSALVQQHGALAVLVIVSAVASLSFDSFATGDNLSNMATSSAFLAVVALGMTFVIITGGIDLSVGSLFALGGVLAAWGSQYGTLVALLLPMVVCGLIGVVNGLLIARSRLAPFIVTLAAMLGARGLMLSLTNEGADTYLVKKGSFLAELGQGTTLGVGNPVWITLVLFVAGAVVLRRSRFGQHVYAVGGNEDAAALMGAPVARTKIIVYTLSGVLAGLAGALNAAWLASGVTILGNGMELEAISAVVIGGTLLTGGLGYVSGSLVGVLLLKVIQNVINQIGSLDSSYQQVVSGAFLAVVVIAQTWLGRRRQLL, encoded by the coding sequence ATGACGGCGACCAGGACGGAAACGGAAGAGGCCGTGGCCCGTACCGAGAAGGAGCTGCTCGACGCCGCCGAGCCCGTGGGCAGCAGCCGCTCCGAGCGGCTGAGCGCCCTGGTCCAGCAGCACGGCGCGCTCGCGGTCCTCGTGATCGTGTCGGCGGTGGCGTCGCTGAGCTTCGACTCGTTCGCCACCGGGGACAACCTGTCCAACATGGCGACGAGTTCGGCGTTCCTGGCGGTCGTCGCGCTCGGCATGACCTTCGTCATCATCACCGGCGGCATCGACCTGTCGGTCGGTTCGCTCTTCGCTCTCGGCGGTGTTCTTGCCGCGTGGGGTTCGCAGTACGGCACTTTGGTGGCGCTCCTGCTGCCGATGGTCGTCTGCGGTCTCATCGGTGTGGTCAACGGCCTGCTGATCGCCCGCTCGCGGCTCGCTCCCTTCATCGTCACGCTGGCCGCGATGCTGGGCGCGCGCGGCCTGATGCTGTCCCTGACCAACGAGGGCGCCGACACCTACCTCGTCAAGAAGGGGTCGTTCCTCGCCGAGCTCGGCCAGGGCACGACCCTCGGCGTCGGCAACCCCGTGTGGATCACTCTGGTCCTGTTCGTGGCGGGCGCGGTGGTCCTGCGCCGCAGCCGCTTCGGCCAGCATGTGTACGCGGTCGGCGGCAACGAGGATGCGGCCGCCCTCATGGGTGCTCCCGTGGCCCGTACCAAGATCATCGTCTATACGCTGTCCGGCGTCCTCGCGGGCCTGGCCGGCGCGCTCAACGCCGCCTGGCTCGCCTCCGGCGTCACGATTCTGGGCAACGGCATGGAGCTGGAGGCCATTTCCGCGGTCGTCATCGGCGGCACCCTGCTGACCGGCGGTCTGGGTTACGTCAGCGGCTCTCTGGTGGGTGTGCTGCTCCTGAAGGTGATCCAGAACGTCATCAACCAGATCGGCTCCCTCGACTCCTCCTACCAGCAGGTCGTCAGCGGCGCGTTCCTCGCGGTCGTGGTCATCGCCCAGACGTGGCTCGGCCGCAGGCGGCAGTTGTTGTAG
- a CDS encoding ABC transporter permease, whose translation MAEAAIHPAALDRARVLQWMQTYGVYAGVAVLLVVNIAVTPHFLSAENFRTQAVQVAPVIIVALGMALAIGTEGIDLSVGAVMALAASVTALYLGYGLVPALLTVAVFAAVVGLANGALVAWVGVQPIVATLALMVGGRGIALVLLPQLKDLHNPGLASLGSGDVLGIPYLIVIAAALALLVAFVIRRTTFGRQLLAIGDNRAAAKLAGLPVRRVLMLVYVACALLAAVAGVLATARLQASDPTSLGNLMELSAITAVVVGGTPLSGGRVNIAGTVAGAVLIQLLTATLIKHDLPPSWTQIAQAIVIVLAVYAARGRGKR comes from the coding sequence ATGGCTGAGGCCGCGATACACCCGGCCGCCCTCGACCGCGCGCGAGTCCTGCAGTGGATGCAGACGTACGGTGTGTACGCGGGCGTGGCCGTCCTGCTCGTCGTCAACATCGCCGTGACGCCGCACTTCCTGTCCGCGGAGAACTTCCGGACGCAGGCCGTGCAGGTCGCGCCCGTGATCATCGTCGCCCTCGGCATGGCCCTGGCCATCGGCACCGAGGGCATCGACCTGTCCGTGGGCGCGGTCATGGCGCTCGCCGCCTCGGTCACTGCCCTCTATCTGGGGTACGGGCTGGTGCCGGCCCTGCTCACGGTGGCCGTGTTCGCGGCCGTGGTGGGCCTGGCCAACGGGGCGCTGGTCGCCTGGGTCGGTGTGCAGCCGATCGTGGCCACCCTCGCCCTCATGGTCGGCGGCCGAGGCATCGCCCTGGTGCTGCTGCCGCAGCTCAAGGACCTGCACAACCCGGGGCTCGCGTCGCTCGGTTCGGGTGACGTGCTCGGCATCCCCTACCTCATCGTGATCGCCGCGGCGCTCGCTCTGCTGGTCGCCTTCGTCATCCGGCGCACCACCTTCGGGCGGCAGTTGCTCGCCATCGGCGACAACCGGGCGGCCGCGAAGCTCGCGGGGCTCCCGGTGCGCCGCGTCCTGATGCTCGTCTACGTGGCGTGCGCGCTCCTCGCCGCCGTCGCCGGTGTGCTCGCGACCGCGCGGCTGCAGGCCAGCGACCCCACGTCGCTGGGCAACCTCATGGAGCTGTCCGCGATCACCGCGGTGGTGGTCGGCGGCACCCCCCTGAGCGGCGGCAGGGTCAACATCGCCGGAACGGTGGCGGGCGCCGTCCTCATCCAGCTGCTCACCGCCACCCTCATCAAGCACGATCTGCCGCCTTCGTGGACGCAGATCGCCCAGGCCATCGTGATCGTGCTGGCGGTGTACGCGGCGCGCGGACGGGGGAAGCGATGA